A stretch of Acidobacteriota bacterium DNA encodes these proteins:
- a CDS encoding amidohydrolase family protein: MGKNKSKYILFIVFILFSFFWVRAEEKSAGDNLFISKGTILTITKGKIEGGSILIKNGKIFAVGKDLKPPEGIKIIDATGKYVMPGIIDSHSHMAIDRGINESTSQVTPQVNIQDVIKHDDIAIYRALAGGTTCVQPLHGSANVIGGHNAVIKLKWGKPPEELLVKDSMQGIKFALGENPKKSNFPMPRGPEFPNTRMGIEFVIRDSFNHALEYMKKWDEYQKKKSSLKKGEIPPLPPKRDLKLEALADILKRNLGIVCHGYRADELLMMLKTADEYGAKVVSFEHCLEGYKVADEIAKHGTVASIFADNWAYKIEAFDAIPFNAAILTERGVAVTVNSDSDERVRRLYQDAAKTMKYGGLSEEEALKTITINPAKMLGIDHRCGSIEVGKDGDLAIFNGHPLSVYSKVLMTIIEGEVYFDIEKAITAEKALAMAKEKEKK; encoded by the coding sequence ATGGGAAAAAATAAATCAAAATATATTTTATTTATTGTATTTATTTTATTTTCATTTTTTTGGGTAAGAGCAGAAGAAAAATCAGCCGGTGATAACCTTTTTATTTCTAAGGGGACTATTCTTACGATTACAAAGGGAAAGATTGAAGGTGGTTCTATTTTGATAAAGAATGGAAAAATCTTTGCAGTTGGTAAAGATTTAAAGCCACCTGAGGGAATTAAAATTATCGATGCAACAGGTAAGTATGTAATGCCAGGCATAATCGATTCCCATTCTCACATGGCAATCGACAGAGGAATAAATGAATCAACTTCTCAGGTAACTCCCCAGGTAAACATTCAGGATGTGATAAAACATGATGACATTGCGATATACAGAGCACTGGCAGGAGGAACCACCTGCGTTCAACCTCTTCATGGAAGTGCAAATGTAATTGGAGGACATAATGCTGTTATAAAACTAAAATGGGGGAAGCCGCCTGAAGAACTTTTAGTTAAAGATTCAATGCAGGGAATAAAATTTGCCCTCGGAGAAAATCCAAAGAAGTCTAATTTTCCTATGCCCAGAGGCCCTGAATTTCCCAATACAAGAATGGGGATAGAATTTGTTATAAGAGATTCTTTCAATCATGCTTTAGAGTACATGAAAAAATGGGATGAATACCAGAAGAAAAAGTCATCTTTAAAGAAGGGAGAAATTCCACCCCTTCCCCCAAAAAGAGATTTAAAATTAGAAGCACTGGCTGATATATTAAAAAGAAACCTTGGGATCGTTTGCCATGGATACAGAGCTGATGAACTTTTGATGATGCTTAAAACTGCAGATGAGTATGGAGCAAAGGTTGTCTCTTTTGAACATTGTCTTGAAGGATACAAAGTTGCCGATGAGATTGCAAAACATGGAACAGTTGCCTCGATATTTGCTGATAACTGGGCTTATAAAATCGAAGCTTTTGATGCAATTCCCTTCAATGCAGCCATTCTTACAGAAAGAGGAGTTGCTGTAACAGTTAATTCAGATTCAGATGAAAGAGTGAGGAGACTCTATCAGGATGCGGCAAAAACCATGAAGTATGGAGGATTAAGTGAAGAAGAGGCTCTCAAAACAATTACAATAAATCCTGCAAAGATGCTCGGAATTGACCACAGATGTGGAAGTATTGAGGTTGGGAAAGATGGAGATTTGGCTATTTTTAATGGACATCCCTTGAGCGTCTATTCAAAAGTTTTGATGACGATAATTGAGGGAGAGGTTTATTTTGACATAGAAAAAGCTATAACCGCTGAAAAAGCCCTTGCGATGGCTAAAGAAAAAGAGAAAAAGTGA
- a CDS encoding amidohydrolase family protein, with the protein MKGKISIKFIGLLCFLLILINYVYSEGNKGYAIVNAYIFPVTSAPIENGILLIKDDKIEAIGKDLEVPEGYEIINAKGLYVYPGLIDSSSFLGLSEIGSVRATVDTFEIGNFKPHIKAEVAINPHSELIPVTRVNGIATVLVSPRGGTIAGQSALVNLIGWTPEEMVLKSPAAIHISYPRVIERRRFGAPGEKPQDEAVAQKQLKELKEFLDRTKRYIEIWEAYNKDKKGSIPEKDLILEAMAPALKGEIPVVISADKVKEIKGAIELADGYKMKLILSGASEGWKCAKFIGEKGVPVILSSLFSLPGEKEPYDAIYANASILNKAGVKVVFSTESASDVRNLPYQAGTASAYGLPKEEALKGITIYPAEIFGVQDKIGSLEKGKIANIILTDGDPLEMRTQTKHLFIKGQKLPLTSKHIELYEKFRKRPSIKFFSR; encoded by the coding sequence ATGAAAGGAAAAATTTCTATTAAATTCATTGGATTATTATGCTTTCTTTTAATACTGATAAATTATGTTTATTCGGAAGGCAATAAGGGATATGCGATTGTAAATGCATATATTTTCCCGGTGACATCGGCTCCGATTGAAAATGGTATATTGCTTATTAAAGACGACAAAATTGAAGCAATAGGAAAGGATTTGGAAGTTCCAGAAGGGTATGAAATAATAAATGCAAAAGGTCTATATGTTTATCCAGGGCTAATTGATTCCTCCTCTTTTCTCGGTCTTTCTGAAATAGGTTCTGTTCGAGCAACAGTTGATACCTTTGAAATTGGAAATTTTAAGCCCCATATAAAAGCTGAGGTTGCGATAAATCCCCATAGTGAGTTAATTCCAGTTACAAGGGTTAATGGAATTGCAACTGTTCTTGTTTCTCCGAGAGGAGGCACGATAGCAGGACAGAGCGCTCTTGTAAACTTAATAGGCTGGACTCCTGAAGAGATGGTGTTGAAATCTCCAGCTGCCATTCACATTTCATATCCAAGAGTTATTGAGAGAAGGAGATTCGGAGCTCCAGGAGAAAAGCCCCAGGACGAAGCAGTGGCTCAAAAGCAATTGAAAGAATTGAAAGAATTTCTGGATAGAACAAAAAGATACATTGAAATCTGGGAAGCATACAATAAGGATAAAAAAGGCTCAATTCCTGAAAAAGACTTGATCCTGGAAGCTATGGCTCCTGCGTTAAAAGGAGAAATTCCTGTTGTAATTTCTGCAGATAAAGTAAAGGAGATAAAAGGAGCAATAGAACTTGCTGATGGATATAAAATGAAGCTCATTCTGAGTGGGGCATCTGAAGGCTGGAAGTGTGCAAAATTTATAGGAGAAAAAGGTGTTCCGGTGATACTCAGCTCTCTATTTTCTCTTCCGGGAGAAAAGGAACCTTATGATGCAATATACGCCAATGCATCAATTCTTAATAAAGCAGGGGTAAAGGTAGTATTTTCCACTGAAAGCGCAAGCGATGTAAGAAATCTTCCCTATCAGGCTGGAACTGCCTCTGCCTATGGGCTTCCAAAAGAAGAAGCCCTGAAGGGCATAACGATATATCCTGCTGAAATTTTCGGGGTTCAGGATAAAATTGGGAGCTTGGAGAAAGGGAAAATAGCCAACATAATTTTGACAGATGGAGACCCTCTGGAGATGAGAACACAAACAAAACATCTTTTTATAAAAGGGCAGAAACTTCCTCTTACAAGCAAGCATATCGAACTGTATGAGAAATTCAGAAAAAGACCTTCCATAAAGTTTTTTAGCCGATAA
- a CDS encoding bifunctional 5,10-methylenetetrahydrofolate dehydrogenase/5,10-methenyltetrahydrofolate cyclohydrolase, with translation MGEWLRGDLLAEEIKAEIQRGLESYKEKIKRPPYLVGILIGENPSSKIYLNIKKRECEKIGIKSEIVKFSEDETRENILNKINELNDNRAIDGILVQLPIPSHLDTLEIISALSPDKDVDGFHPDNVSRIFYAKPGFRPCTPFGILELLKRNNIKIEGKRAVIIGRSFIVGKPLGLMLLNENATLTFCHSKTENLKDVTSSADILIVAIGKPCFVRKDFVKQGAVVVDVGINQITDLAEFKRICGDNEKKEVQIKEKGSTLVGDVHPEVIEKASFLTPVPGGVGPLTVAMLLKNTWESFRKRENL, from the coding sequence ATGGGAGAATGGCTGAGAGGAGATTTATTAGCTGAAGAAATTAAGGCAGAAATTCAGAGAGGATTAGAATCCTATAAGGAAAAAATCAAAAGGCCTCCTTATTTAGTTGGAATTTTAATAGGTGAGAACCCCTCATCAAAAATTTATCTTAACATAAAAAAAAGGGAATGCGAGAAAATTGGAATCAAGTCAGAGATTGTAAAATTTTCTGAAGATGAAACAAGGGAAAATATATTAAATAAAATCAATGAATTGAATGATAATAGAGCGATAGATGGAATTCTGGTTCAGCTTCCAATCCCTTCTCATCTTGATACCCTTGAAATAATAAGTGCTTTAAGCCCTGATAAAGATGTGGATGGTTTTCACCCTGATAATGTTAGTAGAATATTCTATGCAAAGCCAGGGTTCAGACCTTGCACTCCTTTTGGAATTTTAGAGCTATTGAAAAGAAACAACATAAAGATAGAAGGAAAGAGGGCAGTTATAATAGGAAGGAGCTTTATCGTTGGAAAACCTTTAGGGTTGATGTTACTAAATGAGAACGCCACTTTGACTTTCTGCCATTCAAAGACAGAGAACTTAAAAGATGTGACAAGTTCTGCTGATATATTAATTGTGGCAATCGGGAAACCATGCTTTGTCAGAAAAGATTTTGTTAAACAGGGTGCTGTTGTTGTAGATGTCGGAATTAATCAGATAACAGATTTGGCTGAGTTTAAAAGAATTTGTGGAGATAATGAGAAAAAAGAAGTTCAGATTAAAGAAAAAGGCAGCACTCTTGTTGGAGATGTTCACCCTGAGGTGATAGAAAAAGCTTCATTCCTTACCCCTGTTCCAGGAGGAGTTGGACCTTTAACAGTTGCAATGCTTTTAAAAAATACCTGGGAATCCTTTAGAAAAAGAGAAAATTTATAA
- a CDS encoding DUF1848 family protein produces the protein MKVKEHRIISASRRTDLIAHFPDWLVNSLKNRKAIVIGPYKYSYVVDLNPSNTHTIVLWSKNFKNLIENRHNLLDLLKEYAQLYFLFTITGLGGTRIEPGVIPLCEALAQIDRLVEISQLPERISIRFDPIIYWREDGGVKSNLTYFEKIISEISKFGIKDIRLSFVQYYPKCIKRAKKLNLDYVDPPEEEKLKDIYEIEETVYKYNINIFSCSQPFLEKISFIKKSSCIDGNFLSKIHPEKKQAITKKDPSQRKECGCTVSIDIGSYTQPCPNACIYCYANPRI, from the coding sequence ATGAAAGTCAAGGAACATAGAATTATAAGCGCTTCAAGAAGAACTGATTTAATTGCTCATTTCCCTGATTGGTTAGTAAATTCATTAAAAAATAGAAAAGCGATTGTAATAGGACCCTACAAATACTCTTATGTTGTAGATCTAAATCCCTCGAATACCCATACAATAGTTCTCTGGAGCAAAAATTTTAAAAATCTTATCGAAAATAGGCATAACTTATTAGATTTATTAAAAGAATATGCCCAACTGTATTTTCTTTTTACAATTACTGGTCTTGGAGGCACCAGAATTGAACCTGGAGTTATTCCTTTGTGTGAAGCTTTAGCCCAGATTGATAGATTGGTAGAAATTTCTCAGCTTCCTGAAAGAATATCTATAAGGTTCGACCCGATAATTTACTGGAGAGAAGATGGAGGAGTAAAAAGCAATCTTACTTATTTTGAAAAAATTATATCTGAAATTTCAAAATTTGGAATAAAAGATATAAGACTGAGTTTTGTTCAATATTATCCAAAGTGTATCAAAAGAGCTAAAAAATTAAATTTAGATTATGTAGATCCTCCTGAAGAAGAAAAGTTAAAGGACATCTATGAAATTGAGGAAACAGTATATAAATACAATATTAATATTTTCTCCTGTTCCCAACCATTTTTGGAAAAAATCTCTTTTATAAAAAAATCTTCCTGCATCGATGGAAATTTTCTTAGCAAAATCCACCCTGAAAAAAAACAGGCTATTACGAAAAAAGACCCATCTCAAAGAAAAGAATGCGGTTGTACTGTTTCAATAGACATAGGTAGCTATACTCAACCATGCCCGAATGCATGTATTTATTGCTACGCCAATCCGAGAATCTAA
- the lptB gene encoding LPS export ABC transporter ATP-binding protein, whose amino-acid sequence MSKLNAKNLVKNFSGRRVVNNVSLEINSGEVVGFLGRNGAGKTTVFQIIVGLIKPDFGKIYVDEEDYTYLPSSLRARKGLVYLPQEHSVFLKATVEENLEMIFQTVKLSYISKIEKKKNLIRDFNLGDILQQPAFTLSGGEKRRLETARALILNPVFLFLDEPFSGIDPLTVTEIQKIILFLKEKGIGVIISDHNVRDTFEVTDRAYIIHEGEVVVSGMPEELSKNKEAKKIFLGENFKLGQEI is encoded by the coding sequence ATGTCAAAGCTTAATGCAAAAAATTTAGTTAAGAATTTTTCTGGCAGAAGGGTTGTCAACAATGTAAGCTTAGAGATAAATTCAGGTGAGGTTGTAGGGTTTTTAGGAAGAAACGGAGCAGGTAAAACAACTGTATTTCAAATTATTGTCGGGCTGATAAAGCCCGATTTTGGGAAGATTTATGTGGATGAAGAAGATTATACTTATCTTCCATCGAGTTTGAGAGCAAGAAAGGGATTGGTTTATCTTCCCCAGGAACATTCTGTTTTTTTAAAAGCAACAGTGGAAGAAAATCTTGAAATGATATTTCAAACAGTTAAACTTTCTTACATATCAAAGATTGAGAAGAAAAAAAATCTGATAAGAGATTTTAATTTAGGAGATATTTTACAACAGCCTGCTTTTACTCTTTCTGGTGGGGAAAAGAGAAGACTTGAGACAGCAAGAGCATTAATATTGAACCCTGTTTTTCTCTTTCTTGATGAGCCATTTTCAGGTATAGATCCCCTTACAGTTACAGAGATCCAGAAAATTATTCTTTTTCTAAAGGAGAAAGGAATAGGGGTGATTATTTCTGACCATAACGTGAGAGATACATTTGAAGTTACTGATAGAGCTTATATTATTCATGAGGGAGAGGTTGTAGTTTCAGGAATGCCTGAAGAACTATCCAAGAATAAAGAAGCAAAGAAAATATTTCTCGGCGAAAATTTCAAACTCGGCCAGGAAATATAA
- a CDS encoding YIP1 family protein — MNNGFSRFMGIFFEPVKTMQRLHEKSPWYEPFIVILITSIIFAYITFPIQVKDRVEMIKSSTKLSQRITEEQLEKIANPGEKSRIIQTLINSLIALIFPFLIFTGTLTIIIKMLGGEGSFKEFWCATLYSSYIDYFLGSGVKSALVMLKKTYLTVSTGISIFFPALTYKDPIYHVLTFIDFFTIWSYIVLSFGVSKFTKFSLKKSLIILGIIFLLRLAILSITTILSFKIYS, encoded by the coding sequence ATGAACAATGGATTCTCTCGATTTATGGGAATTTTTTTTGAACCTGTAAAAACAATGCAGAGACTTCATGAAAAATCACCCTGGTATGAACCATTTATAGTAATCTTGATTACTTCAATTATTTTTGCTTACATCACCTTTCCCATCCAGGTTAAAGACAGGGTAGAAATGATAAAAAGTAGCACAAAACTATCGCAAAGAATTACTGAGGAACAGCTGGAAAAGATAGCAAATCCAGGAGAGAAAAGTAGAATCATTCAAACTCTGATAAATTCACTTATAGCTTTAATATTTCCATTTCTAATCTTCACAGGTACATTAACGATAATAATTAAGATGCTTGGAGGTGAGGGAAGTTTTAAAGAATTCTGGTGTGCTACTCTTTATTCCAGTTATATAGACTACTTTTTAGGAAGCGGGGTTAAATCTGCTCTCGTCATGCTAAAGAAAACTTATCTCACTGTTTCAACAGGAATTTCGATTTTTTTCCCAGCACTTACATACAAAGACCCCATCTATCATGTTTTAACCTTTATAGATTTTTTTACAATATGGTCATATATAGTGCTCTCTTTTGGGGTTTCTAAATTTACGAAATTTTCTCTTAAAAAATCCCTGATAATTCTCGGGATAATTTTTCTTTTAAGACTGGCAATTTTGAGTATCACAACAATTCTTTCCTTCAAAATATACAGTTAG
- a CDS encoding ABC transporter ATP-binding protein has product MNDHLITTENIWKIYKIGKEEVQALRGISLNIKRNEYIAVIGPSGSGKSTLMNILGCLDRPTKGEYYLNGKLVSSLNEEELALIRNKEIGFVFQVFNLLPNANAFHNVELPLIYNGTPKKERTEKVINALKMVDLLDRKNHRPSELSGGQRQKVAIARALVNNPSIILADEPTGNLDSVSGQEILKVFKKLHQIGNTIIVVTHENYVASEAQRIVYIRDGKIEKEVLNQI; this is encoded by the coding sequence ATGAATGATCATTTAATAACCACAGAGAACATATGGAAGATTTATAAAATCGGAAAAGAAGAGGTCCAGGCTTTAAGGGGAATTTCCTTAAATATCAAAAGAAATGAATACATAGCAGTTATTGGACCTTCTGGTTCTGGTAAATCAACTCTTATGAACATTCTTGGATGTCTCGACAGACCAACAAAAGGTGAATATTACCTGAATGGAAAGTTAGTAAGCTCATTAAATGAGGAAGAACTTGCATTAATAAGAAATAAAGAAATTGGATTTGTATTTCAGGTTTTTAATCTTCTTCCAAATGCAAACGCATTTCATAATGTAGAATTGCCTCTTATCTACAATGGAACACCAAAAAAAGAAAGAACGGAAAAAGTCATCAACGCATTAAAAATGGTTGATTTACTTGATAGAAAAAATCACAGACCTTCAGAACTCTCAGGAGGACAGAGACAAAAAGTAGCAATAGCAAGGGCACTCGTTAACAATCCGTCTATCATCCTGGCTGATGAACCAACAGGAAATTTAGATTCAGTTTCGGGTCAAGAAATACTGAAAGTATTCAAAAAGCTTCACCAGATTGGGAACACAATCATTGTAGTCACCCATGAAAATTATGTTGCCTCTGAGGCCCAAAGAATCGTATATATAAGAGACGGAAAAATAGAAAAAGAAGTTCTCAATCAAATTTAA
- a CDS encoding efflux RND transporter periplasmic adaptor subunit, with amino-acid sequence MKKKTIIIAVVMVVISVIILLNIRRGKPPIEVETEKVTKSNLISKVSASGTIKPKKYVNISAHIPGRIEKIYVKEGEKVSENSILMKLDSTQYEANVERDKALILSFEEDLRQTMINLEKTKNTFERYTQLHKEKLISDEQLENAKAQYEMNLAQVKSLKYKIEQARASLKSSKDNFEKTIIKSPLNGVVTSLKVEEGEVAVIGTMNNPGTVLLTIADLSEMEVEVEVDETDIVGIRAGHETEITVDALPDKKLRGFVTEIGSSAIEKGLGTSTKEAKDFKVVITLKNPPEQLKPGLSSSVDIITAIRNGVLTIPISSVVVREKKEEKKEEEGIFVIKDSQVFFQKAERGVMGEMRVEILSGLREGDTIVVGPYKSLRELKDGDRVKIKKK; translated from the coding sequence ATGAAGAAGAAAACAATAATCATTGCAGTAGTAATGGTCGTTATATCTGTCATAATTTTATTAAACATTAGGCGGGGAAAACCTCCTATTGAGGTGGAAACAGAGAAAGTAACAAAGAGTAACCTTATCTCAAAAGTATCTGCTTCTGGAACCATCAAACCTAAAAAATATGTTAACATTTCTGCCCATATTCCAGGGAGGATTGAAAAAATCTACGTAAAAGAGGGAGAGAAGGTAAGTGAAAATTCTATTCTGATGAAACTCGACTCAACTCAGTACGAGGCAAATGTTGAACGGGACAAAGCTCTCATTCTTTCCTTTGAAGAAGACCTTCGCCAGACAATGATTAATCTGGAAAAAACTAAAAATACCTTTGAAAGGTACACTCAACTTCACAAAGAAAAACTTATCTCAGATGAACAATTAGAAAATGCAAAAGCTCAGTATGAAATGAACCTTGCCCAGGTAAAAAGCTTAAAATATAAAATTGAACAGGCAAGGGCTTCCCTTAAAAGCTCAAAAGATAATTTTGAAAAAACGATAATCAAATCTCCTTTGAACGGTGTGGTAACAAGTCTCAAAGTAGAAGAGGGAGAAGTGGCAGTTATAGGAACCATGAACAACCCAGGAACAGTTCTTTTAACAATAGCAGACCTTTCAGAAATGGAGGTTGAAGTTGAAGTTGATGAAACTGATATAGTTGGAATAAGAGCAGGTCATGAGACCGAAATCACAGTTGATGCTTTGCCGGATAAAAAATTAAGGGGATTTGTCACAGAAATTGGAAGCTCTGCAATCGAGAAAGGATTGGGCACTTCCACAAAAGAGGCAAAAGATTTCAAGGTAGTTATAACTTTAAAAAATCCTCCCGAACAATTAAAACCCGGCCTCTCCTCATCGGTTGATATAATCACTGCCATTAGAAATGGAGTGCTGACGATCCCTATATCCTCTGTTGTGGTAAGAGAAAAAAAAGAAGAAAAAAAAGAGGAGGAAGGCATTTTTGTTATTAAAGATTCTCAAGTTTTTTTCCAGAAAGCAGAAAGGGGTGTAATGGGAGAAATGAGAGTTGAGATTTTATCCGGGCTTAGAGAAGGAGATACAATAGTTGTGGGACCTTATAAATCTTTAAGAGAATTGAAAGATGGAGATAGAGTAAAAATCAAGAAAAAATAA
- a CDS encoding YdcH family protein, translating to MKEEEIKKVLLSENEEFKKLYDSHQKYEKELQELSSKKFLTDDERLEIKRIKKEKLILKDKMQLIMEQYQTSLKK from the coding sequence ATGAAAGAAGAAGAAATTAAGAAGGTTCTTTTGAGTGAAAATGAAGAATTTAAAAAGCTGTATGACTCTCATCAAAAATATGAGAAAGAATTACAAGAATTATCATCAAAAAAATTTTTAACCGATGATGAGAGATTAGAGATTAAAAGGATTAAAAAAGAAAAATTGATCTTAAAAGATAAAATGCAGTTGATTATGGAGCAATATCAAACATCGCTTAAAAAATAA
- a CDS encoding phosphatidylserine decarboxylase family protein, translating into MAKEGIFIIIILMLIASIFILIFNKLTILIIFILIAAFVGFFFRDPERIPFLEKGVILSPADGKMIKVEKINDNSFANENSIKISIFLSLYDVHVNRSPVEGIVEKIVYKKGKFFPAYKGNASDLNEQNVIHIKGEKERIILKQIAGILARRIKCYLKENQKVLPGERIGLIMFGSRVELFLPASVNLLVKEGDKVKGGKTIIGRFE; encoded by the coding sequence ATGGCAAAAGAAGGCATCTTTATCATCATAATTCTAATGCTAATTGCGTCTATATTTATTTTGATTTTCAACAAATTAACTATTTTAATAATTTTTATTCTCATTGCAGCTTTTGTCGGGTTTTTCTTCAGAGATCCAGAAAGAATTCCTTTTTTAGAAAAAGGTGTGATACTTTCTCCTGCAGATGGAAAAATGATAAAGGTTGAAAAAATAAATGACAATTCTTTTGCAAATGAAAATTCTATTAAAATAAGCATATTTTTATCTTTGTATGATGTTCATGTAAACAGGTCTCCTGTAGAAGGAATAGTGGAAAAAATAGTCTATAAAAAAGGAAAGTTTTTTCCAGCGTATAAGGGTAATGCCTCAGATTTAAATGAACAGAATGTTATACATATAAAGGGTGAAAAAGAGAGGATAATTCTGAAACAGATTGCAGGAATATTAGCAAGAAGAATAAAGTGTTATTTAAAGGAAAATCAGAAAGTTTTACCAGGGGAGAGAATAGGTCTTATCATGTTCGGATCAAGGGTGGAACTTTTCCTTCCTGCGAGTGTCAACCTGCTTGTAAAAGAGGGGGATAAAGTTAAAGGAGGAAAGACAATAATAGGGAGATTTGAATGA